The Haloferax sp. Atlit-12N region GCGTACTCGTTGCCGGCGAGCCGACCGACTGCGTCGAGTTTCCTCGTGTCGAGTTTGCCGTCGGTCAGCACCTCGTCGGCGACGTGCGCGTGGACGACCTCGCCGAGGACGAGCGTCGAGGAGCCGACTTCCATGCTGTCGTAGAGGGTGCACTCGAAGGCGACTTTGGCGTCGGCGACGCGGGGGGCGTCGACCCGGACGGACTCGGCCTTCTCGATGCCGGCGTGTTCGAACTCGTCGACGCCGGGCGGGACCGTCGCGGCGGTCTCGTTCATCGCTTCCACGAGGTCGCGGGTGACGACGTTGACGACGAACTCGCCGCGCGAGATGGCGTTTCGTGGCGTGTCCTTCAGCGACGGGCCGCGACCGACCGGCGCGAAGACGAGCACCGGCGGGTCGACGCTGGCGACGGTGGAGAAACTGTACGGCGCGAGGTTGTCGGCGTCGTCGCCGCGGGTGCTCACCCACGCGATGGGGCGCGGGACGACGGCTCCCGAGAGCAGGCGGTACGGCGAGCCGAAATCGTCGGGCGCGCCG contains the following coding sequences:
- a CDS encoding flavin reductase family protein gives rise to the protein MDGAPDDFGSPYRLLSGAVVPRPIAWVSTRGDDADNLAPYSFSTVASVDPPVLVFAPVGRGPSLKDTPRNAISRGEFVVNVVTRDLVEAMNETAATVPPGVDEFEHAGIEKAESVRVDAPRVADAKVAFECTLYDSMEVGSSTLVLGEVVHAHVADEVLTDGKLDTRKLDAVGRLAGNEYATTDDRFELVRPD